In a genomic window of Sulfuriferula nivalis:
- a CDS encoding IS3 family transposase (programmed frameshift) yields MKTTRFSDNQIMQILKLAEAGTPVPTLCREHGMSSATFYKWRAKFGGMDASMMARLKELEDENRRLKKMYAEERLKAEIVSEALGKKVVKPSLRREMAVLVVQTRQISISTACAAFNISETCYRYQAKLSSENALIADWLIRLTTNQRNWGFGLCYFYLRNTKQFRWNHKRVYRIYRELELNLRIKPRRRLVREKPEALAVPTQINEVWSMDFMHDQLADGRCIRLFNVIDDFNREGLCIDVDFSLPSERVIRSLEQIIEWRGVPKVIRCDNGPEYISNMTKEWAEQRGIKLDFIQPGNPQQNAYIERYNRTVRYDWLAHYLFDTVEEVQNFATAWLWTYNNERPNTAIGGIPPKHKLAMAA; encoded by the exons ATGAAGACTACCCGATTTAGTGACAACCAGATTATGCAGATATTGAAGCTGGCGGAGGCAGGCACGCCAGTGCCTACACTATGCCGAGAGCACGGCATGAGTTCAGCGACATTTTACAAATGGCGCGCCAAATTTGGCGGCATGGATGCCTCCATGATGGCCAGGCTCAAAGAGCTGGAAGACGAGAACCGTCGGCTTAAAAAGATGTATGCTGAAGAACGCCTCAAAGCCGAAATCGTTTCAGAGGCGCTTG GCAAAAAAGTGGTGAAGCCATCTCTGCGCCGCGAGATGGCTGTGTTGGTAGTGCAAACTAGGCAAATCAGCATCAGTACTGCCTGCGCTGCCTTTAATATCAGCGAAACCTGCTATCGCTATCAGGCTAAGCTGTCGTCAGAGAATGCCCTCATCGCCGACTGGCTGATACGTTTGACCACCAACCAACGCAACTGGGGGTTTGGCTTGTGTTATTTTTACCTGCGTAATACCAAACAGTTTCGTTGGAACCACAAGCGGGTTTACAGAATATATCGCGAGCTGGAATTGAACCTACGCATCAAACCCAGACGTCGTCTGGTACGGGAGAAACCAGAGGCGCTTGCCGTACCAACACAAATCAACGAAGTCTGGTCAATGGACTTCATGCACGACCAGTTAGCGGATGGCCGCTGTATCAGGCTATTCAACGTCATTGATGACTTTAATCGTGAAGGTTTGTGTATTGATGTGGATTTCTCGCTGCCGTCAGAACGTGTGATTCGGTCACTGGAACAAATCATCGAATGGCGTGGCGTACCCAAGGTGATTCGATGTGACAACGGCCCTGAGTACATCAGCAATATGACTAAGGAATGGGCTGAACAGCGGGGTATCAAACTTGACTTCATTCAGCCAGGCAACCCCCAGCAGAATGCTTATATCGAGCGCTATAACCGCACAGTGCGCTATGACTGGTTGGCGCATTACTTGTTCGATACCGTCGAGGAAGTGCAAAACTTTGCGACAGCTTGGTTATGGACTTACAATAACGAACGACCAAACACGGCGATTGGCGGTATCCCGCCTAAACACAAACTCGCTATGGCCGCTTAA
- a CDS encoding tetratricopeptide repeat protein, which produces MFKHHLLRTSLFATVLVLSIPPIMANADGLRTEQADALEASAARGDVNALTRLRLDAQQGDSKAQFELALLYENRTQLDQAAEWLQKAANQGYARAQDHLGVQYFISGDVPYDACQAAAWWRKAADQGDMDAQTNLGGQYFLGEGVPQSFGQAAAWWRKAADQGYARAQYDLGVLYALGHGVAQDSVIAYALFNLAAIGNYKNAAKLRDEDSANMTDAQISEGLKLTQRMRSIGVMKTINGL; this is translated from the coding sequence ATGTTCAAACATCACCTATTACGTACATCTTTATTTGCTACCGTTCTTGTTCTTTCTATTCCACCCATTATGGCTAATGCCGATGGCTTAAGAACCGAACAAGCCGATGCGTTAGAAGCATCGGCAGCTCGAGGTGACGTGAACGCATTGACAAGGCTTCGCTTGGACGCTCAACAAGGAGATTCTAAAGCGCAGTTTGAATTGGCGTTGCTGTATGAGAACCGTACCCAGTTAGATCAAGCGGCTGAGTGGTTGCAAAAAGCGGCTAATCAGGGATATGCGCGAGCGCAAGACCATCTGGGTGTGCAGTATTTTATAAGTGGAGACGTACCGTATGATGCCTGCCAAGCGGCAGCGTGGTGGCGAAAAGCGGCCGATCAGGGAGATATGGACGCGCAAACCAATCTAGGTGGGCAGTATTTTCTAGGTGAAGGCGTACCGCAGTCTTTCGGCCAAGCGGCTGCGTGGTGGCGAAAAGCAGCTGATCAGGGATATGCGCGAGCGCAATATGATCTTGGGGTATTGTATGCCCTCGGCCACGGCGTGGCGCAAGATAGTGTTATAGCTTATGCCTTGTTTAATCTTGCCGCAATAGGGAACTACAAGAATGCAGCGAAGCTTCGCGATGAGGATTCTGCAAATATGACTGATGCCCAGATTTCTGAGGGGCTGAAGCTAACTCAACGTATGCGATCTATCGGGGTGATGAAGACAATTAACGGTTTGTAA
- a CDS encoding IS66 family transposase: MCALVGQHTYYKPINHPKTSDIKRVSKREDKCLTDKAYAQLHKYYQRILAKGVLEMPAIPNKPEGKRGKIAKSDAHNLLERLQKYADAVLLFTKNPLVPFTNNRGERDLRMSKVKQKVSGCFRSQSLAQAYCRITSYLQTMSYKGILAA; this comes from the coding sequence TTGTGCGCACTCGTCGGCCAGCACACTTACTACAAACCCATTAATCACCCAAAGACATCTGACATTAAACGCGTTTCCAAACGCGAGGACAAGTGCCTCACGGACAAGGCGTATGCGCAACTGCATAAATACTATCAACGCATCCTTGCAAAAGGGGTATTGGAAATGCCAGCCATACCCAACAAACCCGAAGGTAAGCGCGGTAAAATCGCCAAGTCGGATGCGCATAACTTGCTCGAAAGATTGCAGAAATACGCGGATGCGGTGTTGCTCTTTACCAAAAATCCATTGGTGCCATTTACCAATAATCGTGGTGAACGAGATTTAAGAATGAGCAAGGTCAAACAAAAAGTGTCAGGCTGCTTCCGCTCTCAATCACTTGCACAGGCATATTGCCGTATAACCAGCTATCTGCAAACCATGTCATATAAGGGCATTCTTGCCGCATGA
- a CDS encoding J domain-containing protein, producing the protein MLTLKTKAISITTGQNQSTLSRTQKTFNTLIKKIEDKRTYLAAWQEIIPHYQKRHVSELLPLIESATKLQVEMVLCLDRAYDQKGLTATERREVAFLISDLAGDLAADLGDEQMKRLYNKHSGSNYDTEESTAANEMRLMFEEMMGVDLGEGLEGLSPEAFLKHAQERMLEQQAAFEAAREAQAARRASRKKSAKQIAKEEQQKAEDHEIGQSVREVYRKLVSMLHPDRETNPEERERKTTLMQRVNQAYDKKNLLLLLELQLELEHIDQTIINNLSESRLKHFTKILKEQLAELEQEIFYTEDRFKGQFGILPFVRMRPDSIMQQLHINTVRAEQTVSNLERELLMLQDIKTLKVWLGLLHN; encoded by the coding sequence ATGCTTACACTAAAAACCAAAGCGATCAGTATCACCACTGGGCAAAACCAGTCAACTTTGTCCAGAACGCAGAAAACTTTTAATACCCTGATCAAAAAGATTGAGGACAAACGCACCTATCTGGCTGCCTGGCAAGAAATTATTCCGCACTATCAAAAACGCCATGTTAGCGAATTGCTTCCGCTGATTGAATCCGCGACAAAGCTACAAGTTGAGATGGTGCTTTGTCTGGATCGTGCTTATGATCAGAAAGGGTTAACAGCCACTGAGCGCCGAGAGGTTGCTTTTCTGATTAGTGATCTGGCAGGCGATTTGGCTGCCGATCTGGGTGATGAGCAAATGAAGCGCCTCTACAATAAGCATAGTGGATCGAACTACGATACCGAGGAATCGACAGCGGCGAACGAGATGAGGCTGATGTTCGAAGAGATGATGGGTGTTGATCTGGGTGAGGGTCTGGAGGGTTTGTCACCTGAAGCGTTTTTAAAGCATGCTCAAGAACGTATGCTGGAACAACAGGCAGCGTTTGAGGCTGCCCGTGAGGCGCAAGCGGCACGGCGAGCCTCACGAAAAAAATCAGCAAAGCAGATTGCCAAAGAAGAGCAACAAAAGGCTGAAGATCATGAGATCGGGCAGTCTGTACGGGAGGTCTACCGTAAATTAGTCAGCATGTTGCATCCTGATCGGGAAACTAACCCGGAGGAGCGCGAACGGAAAACGACGCTAATGCAGCGTGTTAATCAGGCCTATGATAAGAAAAACCTATTGCTATTATTGGAGTTGCAACTTGAACTGGAGCATATTGATCAAACCATCATTAATAATCTCTCAGAGAGTAGGTTAAAACATTTCACAAAGATTCTTAAAGAGCAGCTTGCCGAACTGGAGCAGGAGATTTTTTACACAGAGGATAGGTTTAAAGGGCAATTCGGCATCCTCCCCTTTGTTCGGATGCGTCCAGATAGCATCATGCAGCAACTTCACATCAACACAGTAAGGGCCGAGCAGACCGTCAGCAACCTGGAAAGAGAGTTGCTCATGTTGCAAGATATCAAGACGCTCAAGGTCTGGCTAGGCTTGTTACATAATTGA
- a CDS encoding Tn3 family transposase, whose protein sequence is MPRRSILSANERESLLAIPTAGDELIRLYTFSEVDLALIRQHRGAQNRLGFAVQLCYMRYPGILLGVDAEPSAHLLNMVANELKVPREAWNDYGHQRAETRREHLLELQAAYEFQSFTTLSHYRAAVHSLGELALQIDKGIVLASVLAESLRSKGVLLPTVDVIERICAEAITRANKCIYAALSDQLTRAHRQRLDELLLHKEGSKTTKLAWLRLSPKKPNSRHMLEHIERLKSWQALDLPASVEHVVHQNRLLKIAREGGQMRAFDLAKFEPQRRYATLVALAIEGMATVIDEIIDLHDRIIGKLFNAAKNKHQQQFQASGKAINDKVCLYSRIGLALIEAKKTGADPFAAIESVLPWEDFAESVSEAQVLAQPESFDFLHRMGDGYATLRRYAPEFLNVLKLRAAPAAKDVLEAIEALRLMNSSNAKQVPADAPSKFITPRWARLVKTSNGFDRRFYELCALSELKNKLRSGDVWVQGSRQFKNFNEYLVPVEKFTTMQLADELPLAVPTDCDQYLHERLTLLESQLAKANLMALANELPDAIITTATGLKITPLDAVVPDEAQALIDQSAALLPHIKITELLMEVDGWTGFTNHFTHLKSGDVAKDKTLLMTTLLADGINLGLSKMAESCPGTTYTKLAWLQAWHIRDETYNAALANLVNTQFRQPFADHWGDGTTSSSDGQNFRVGSKAQSTGHVNPKYGSEPGRTFYTHISDQYAPFSTKVVNVGVRDSTYVLDGLLYHESDLRIEEHYTDTAGFTDHVFGLMPFVGFRFAPRIRDLGETKLFIPKGDTVYDGLKPMISGERLKIKQIRAHWDEILRLATSIKQGTVTASLMLRKLGSYPRQNGLAVALRELGRIERTLFILDWLQSVELRRRVNAGLNKGEARNALARAVFFNRLGEIRDRSFEQQRYRASGLNLVTAAIVLWNTVYLERATATLRNHGQEVDTLLLQYLSPLGWEHINLTGDYVWRSSAKIGAGKFRPLRPMPGA, encoded by the coding sequence ATGCCCCGCCGTTCGATCTTGTCTGCAAATGAGCGCGAAAGCCTTCTGGCCATCCCGACAGCCGGGGATGAGTTGATCCGTCTGTATACCTTCAGCGAGGTCGACTTGGCACTCATTCGCCAGCATCGCGGTGCTCAGAACCGGTTGGGCTTTGCAGTTCAGCTTTGTTACATGCGCTACCCTGGCATCTTGCTGGGCGTTGATGCCGAACCTTCCGCCCACTTACTGAACATGGTGGCGAATGAGTTGAAGGTTCCCCGCGAGGCTTGGAACGACTACGGGCACCAGCGTGCCGAAACGCGGCGCGAACATCTTTTGGAACTCCAAGCCGCTTATGAATTTCAGTCGTTCACCACGTTGAGCCACTATCGGGCCGCAGTGCACAGCCTGGGTGAGCTTGCCTTGCAGATTGACAAGGGCATCGTACTGGCCAGTGTTCTGGCCGAGTCGCTGCGTAGCAAGGGGGTGTTGTTGCCCACCGTTGACGTCATTGAGCGTATTTGTGCCGAAGCCATCACCCGTGCCAACAAATGCATTTATGCGGCACTGTCAGATCAGCTGACCCGCGCCCACCGCCAGCGACTGGATGAGCTACTGTTGCACAAGGAGGGGAGCAAGACAACCAAGCTGGCCTGGCTGCGCCTATCACCCAAGAAGCCAAACTCGCGCCACATGCTGGAGCATATTGAGCGCCTGAAATCATGGCAAGCACTTGATCTGCCAGCCAGTGTTGAACACGTGGTACATCAAAACCGTCTTCTCAAAATCGCCCGAGAGGGTGGGCAAATGCGGGCCTTTGACTTGGCCAAGTTCGAGCCGCAGCGGCGCTATGCCACCTTGGTAGCGCTGGCCATTGAGGGCATGGCTACGGTCATCGACGAAATAATCGACCTGCACGACCGCATCATCGGCAAGCTGTTCAACGCAGCCAAAAACAAGCACCAGCAGCAGTTTCAGGCCTCCGGCAAAGCCATCAATGACAAGGTGTGCCTCTACAGCCGTATCGGCTTGGCGCTGATTGAAGCCAAGAAAACAGGCGCTGACCCATTCGCAGCCATTGAATCGGTGCTTCCTTGGGAAGACTTCGCCGAGAGCGTCAGCGAGGCACAAGTGCTGGCCCAGCCCGAGAGCTTTGATTTCCTGCACCGCATGGGTGATGGATATGCGACTTTGCGCCGCTATGCGCCTGAATTTCTGAATGTGCTGAAACTGCGTGCCGCGCCAGCAGCCAAAGATGTACTGGAAGCTATCGAGGCACTGCGCTTGATGAACTCCAGCAACGCTAAACAAGTGCCAGCGGACGCGCCCAGCAAATTCATCACGCCCCGCTGGGCACGGTTAGTCAAAACCAGCAATGGTTTCGACCGCCGTTTCTATGAGCTATGCGCCTTGTCGGAACTGAAGAACAAGCTGCGTTCAGGTGATGTGTGGGTGCAAGGTTCTCGCCAATTCAAGAACTTCAATGAGTACCTTGTCCCTGTCGAGAAGTTCACCACAATGCAACTGGCCGACGAATTGCCGCTGGCCGTGCCAACTGACTGTGACCAGTACCTCCATGAGCGGTTGACGCTGCTGGAATCCCAGCTTGCCAAGGCCAACTTGATGGCGCTAGCCAACGAGTTGCCGGACGCCATCATCACCACAGCCACGGGTTTGAAGATCACGCCACTGGACGCGGTAGTACCCGATGAGGCACAAGCCCTGATAGACCAGTCGGCGGCACTGCTGCCCCACATCAAGATTACCGAGCTGCTGATGGAGGTCGATGGGTGGACTGGCTTTACCAACCACTTCACCCACCTGAAGTCCGGCGACGTAGCCAAAGACAAAACATTGTTGATGACAACCCTCCTGGCTGACGGTATTAACCTGGGGTTGTCCAAGATGGCCGAGTCCTGCCCTGGCACCACCTACACCAAGCTAGCTTGGCTGCAAGCCTGGCACATCCGCGATGAAACCTACAACGCCGCCTTGGCCAACCTGGTGAATACCCAATTCCGGCAACCTTTTGCCGACCACTGGGGGGATGGCACCACGTCCTCATCGGACGGACAAAACTTCCGGGTAGGCAGCAAGGCCCAAAGCACCGGCCATGTCAATCCAAAGTACGGCTCGGAACCGGGGCGCACCTTCTACACCCATATCTCCGACCAGTACGCACCGTTCAGCACCAAGGTGGTCAATGTCGGGGTGCGCGACTCCACCTATGTGCTGGATGGCTTGCTGTACCACGAGTCGGACTTGCGGATCGAGGAGCACTACACCGACACAGCAGGTTTCACCGATCACGTCTTTGGCCTGATGCCCTTCGTAGGCTTTCGGTTCGCGCCGCGCATCCGTGACTTAGGCGAGACCAAGCTCTTCATTCCGAAAGGCGACACCGTCTATGACGGTCTCAAACCGATGATCAGCGGTGAGCGATTGAAGATCAAGCAGATTCGTGCCCATTGGGATGAAATCCTACGGCTCGCCACATCCATCAAGCAAGGCACCGTGACAGCTTCGCTGATGCTGCGAAAGCTAGGCAGTTACCCACGACAAAACGGTTTGGCGGTGGCACTGCGTGAGTTGGGCCGCATTGAGCGCACGCTGTTTATTCTGGACTGGTTGCAAAGCGTGGAGTTGCGCCGCCGCGTCAATGCCGGACTGAACAAGGGAGAGGCGCGTAACGCGCTGGCCAGGGCTGTGTTCTTCAACCGACTGGGCGAAATCCGCGACCGCAGCTTTGAGCAGCAGCGTTACCGGGCTAGTGGTTTGAACCTGGTCACGGCGGCCATCGTTTTGTGGAATACGGTCTACCTGGAGCGGGCCACAGCCACTTTGCGGAACCATGGCCAGGAGGTGGACACCTTGCTATTGCAATACCTGTCGCCACTGGGCTGGGAGCACATCAACCTGACGGGCGATTACGTCTGGCGCTCCAGCGCTAAGATCGGGGCAGGTAAGTTCAGGCCGTTGCGGCCGATGCCTGGGGCTTAA
- a CDS encoding carbonic anhydrase, producing the protein MAKGQHPRATVVTCSDSRVHTNMLDKTPEGDLFMVRNIGNQLSTAKGSVQYGVNHLASSLLIFIGHSSCGAIKAASGDYSTLEPEIKNELDTISITKGGSNIDGVKTNVNNQVAAALKEWADKVKNGELLIVGAVYDFADDMKQGAGKLNIININGNTEASEIAKSLSAKPTAAQH; encoded by the coding sequence CTGGCCAAAGGGCAGCATCCGCGGGCAACTGTAGTAACCTGCTCAGATTCACGCGTGCACACCAACATGCTAGACAAAACACCTGAAGGTGATTTGTTCATGGTTCGCAACATCGGCAATCAATTATCAACAGCCAAAGGTTCTGTGCAATATGGAGTAAATCATCTTGCTTCCTCTCTATTGATTTTTATTGGCCACTCCTCATGCGGTGCTATCAAGGCTGCCAGTGGTGACTATTCTACTTTAGAGCCGGAAATCAAGAACGAACTCGATACTATCAGCATCACAAAAGGCGGTTCCAATATTGATGGAGTAAAGACTAATGTCAATAACCAAGTGGCTGCGGCACTTAAGGAGTGGGCAGACAAAGTGAAGAATGGTGAATTATTGATAGTAGGTGCAGTATATGATTTTGCAGATGACATGAAACAGGGAGCAGGCAAACTTAACATTATCAATATCAATGGCAATACTGAAGCTAGTGAAATTGCGAAATCTCTTTCAGCAAAACCGACAGCAGCTCAACACTAG
- a CDS encoding BON domain-containing protein, which yields MEPSFDGYLFEEIFKMKTHKGLLIVGTALATMLIAGCNKPTEMPSTQQGATEAAHINDSGVDQGVRSALVQDDILKGFRITAVTTNGDVMLTGVVDDQSQIDYADKLVRSVDGVHTIHNHLEIKK from the coding sequence ATGGAGCCATCATTTGATGGTTATCTGTTTGAGGAGATATTCAAGATGAAAACGCACAAAGGATTACTTATTGTGGGTACAGCGCTGGCGACGATGTTGATCGCTGGTTGTAATAAGCCCACAGAGATGCCGAGTACTCAGCAGGGTGCTACTGAAGCGGCTCACATTAACGATAGCGGCGTGGATCAGGGTGTACGATCAGCGCTGGTTCAGGATGATATTCTAAAAGGCTTTCGCATCACAGCCGTGACCACGAATGGAGATGTCATGCTCACAGGTGTTGTTGATGATCAGAGTCAAATTGATTATGCAGACAAATTAGTTCGTAGCGTTGATGGTGTTCATACTATCCATAATCATTTGGAGATCAAAAAATAG
- the glmS gene encoding glutamine--fructose-6-phosphate transaminase (isomerizing): MCGIVGAVAQRNVVPILLEGLRRLEYRGYDSAGLVVINNGLHRVRSIGRVASLAEAVKQQHVHGGLGIAHTRWATHGAPNEANAHPHVSHDLIAVVHNGIIENYEALRLHLRELGYVFTSETDTEVIAHLVHHYYKIKPDLLIATQQAVADLKGAFAIGVVATDAPQRLVCARRGSPLLIGLGIEENFIASDVSALLPVTQKMIYLEEGDIADIGLLAINIYDAAGQAVTRNVFVSEQSSEMSELGNYRHFMQKEIHEQPRALIDTLQDAVMGEQLSSAIFGFEAENVFAQIDAVAILACGTSFHAGSVAAYWLEAIAGIPCRAEVASEYRYRISVPNPRALVVTLSQSGETADTLAALSHAVSLGHEHTLSICNVPESALVRASKLRFLTRAGPEIGVASTKAFTTQLAALFLLTMVIAKQRGRLTSEDETKYIHALRALPAEVQRVLTLEPAIAQWAERFADKQHALFLGRGMHYPIAMEGALKLKEISYIHAEAYPAGELKHGPLALVDKDMPVVAIAPNDALLEKLKSNLQEVRARGGELYVFADFDTQIANSDGVHVLQVANNAGWLSPILHTIPLQLLSYHAALQKGTDVDKPRNLAKSVTVE, encoded by the coding sequence ATGTGTGGCATAGTCGGTGCAGTAGCGCAACGTAACGTAGTACCAATTTTATTGGAAGGCCTGCGTCGTCTGGAATATCGCGGCTATGATTCAGCGGGTCTGGTTGTTATCAACAATGGCTTGCATCGCGTACGGAGTATAGGGCGGGTTGCGTCCTTGGCGGAAGCTGTCAAACAACAGCACGTTCATGGTGGATTGGGTATTGCACATACTCGCTGGGCGACGCATGGTGCGCCAAATGAAGCTAATGCGCATCCGCATGTCAGCCATGACCTTATCGCAGTCGTGCATAACGGCATCATTGAAAATTACGAAGCATTGCGCTTGCATTTGCGCGAGTTGGGTTATGTTTTTACTTCCGAAACAGACACTGAAGTAATCGCTCACTTAGTCCACCACTACTACAAAATAAAACCTGATTTGTTAATTGCGACACAACAAGCTGTGGCTGATTTAAAAGGCGCATTTGCTATCGGCGTAGTTGCAACTGATGCGCCGCAACGTTTAGTTTGTGCGCGTCGCGGTAGCCCGTTACTGATAGGGCTGGGCATAGAAGAAAATTTTATCGCCTCGGATGTATCCGCATTGTTACCCGTCACCCAGAAAATGATCTATCTGGAAGAGGGCGATATTGCTGATATCGGACTGCTGGCAATTAATATTTACGATGCGGCTGGGCAAGCTGTTACGCGTAATGTATTTGTTTCAGAGCAGTCGTCAGAAATGTCTGAATTGGGTAACTATCGTCATTTTATGCAAAAGGAAATCCACGAACAGCCTCGTGCGTTGATCGATACTTTGCAAGATGCAGTGATGGGCGAGCAATTATCATCAGCCATATTTGGTTTTGAAGCCGAAAACGTTTTTGCGCAAATCGATGCCGTTGCCATACTGGCGTGCGGAACCAGCTTCCATGCAGGCAGCGTAGCAGCATATTGGCTAGAGGCAATCGCAGGCATTCCATGTCGCGCCGAAGTTGCCAGCGAATACCGTTATCGCATCAGCGTGCCGAACCCTCGTGCTTTGGTCGTGACTTTATCGCAATCCGGCGAAACTGCGGATACCCTGGCAGCACTCAGTCATGCAGTGAGCCTGGGACATGAGCACACCTTGTCGATTTGCAACGTGCCTGAATCCGCCTTGGTGCGCGCTTCTAAATTACGTTTCCTCACCCGTGCCGGCCCCGAAATTGGCGTCGCGTCTACCAAAGCGTTTACTACGCAGTTAGCCGCATTATTCTTGCTTACCATGGTTATCGCCAAACAGCGTGGCCGCTTAACGTCAGAAGATGAAACCAAATATATTCACGCTTTACGCGCATTACCAGCAGAAGTGCAGCGCGTATTAACACTGGAGCCTGCGATCGCACAATGGGCAGAACGTTTTGCTGATAAACAGCATGCTTTGTTTCTTGGACGAGGCATGCATTACCCCATCGCCATGGAAGGGGCATTAAAACTCAAGGAAATTTCCTACATTCACGCCGAAGCTTATCCAGCGGGTGAGCTGAAGCACGGACCGTTAGCATTGGTCGATAAAGACATGCCCGTTGTTGCGATCGCGCCTAACGATGCCTTATTGGAAAAACTCAAATCCAATTTGCAAGAAGTCCGCGCGCGCGGTGGCGAGTTGTATGTGTTTGCGGATTTTGACACGCAAATTGCCAACAGTGATGGCGTGCATGTGCTGCAGGTAGCTAACAATGCTGGCTGGCTGTCACCGATTTTGCATACCATACCTTTGCAGCTTTTGTCGTACCATGCAGCACTACAAAAAGGTACGGACGTTGATAAACCGCGTAACCTGGCCAAGTCGGTGACGGTTGAGTAG
- the glmU gene encoding bifunctional UDP-N-acetylglucosamine diphosphorylase/glucosamine-1-phosphate N-acetyltransferase GlmU yields the protein MAILFNIVILAAGRGTRMMSDLPKVLHPLAGRPMLAHLLDTARSLSPQQMCVVYGYGGEQVPQALAAGDVVWALQAEQHGTGHAVMQAVPHLTDADVTLILYGDVPLTMSATMQALVTIAAQDELALLTVNLPDPTGYGRIVRDEQGQVTRIVEHKDADAAIRQIQEVNTGLMAVPSKRLATWLAQLNNDNAQSEYYLTDIIAMAVADAVAVQTCQPAAIWETMGVNSKVQLAELERLHQHHVAQQLMIQGVTLLDPARIDVRGQLTCGRDVSIDIGCIFEGAVKLADGVSVGAHCVLRNVEIGTGTQIQPYSHLVDAVVGEHNHIGPYARLRPGTTLAADVHVGNFVEIKNSQIDVGSKINHLSYVGDSTVGKQVNIGAGTITCNYDGANKFRTVIEDNAFIGSDTQLVAPVTVGKGATIGAGSTITKDAPAGELTLSRSKQLTITGWQRPVKKAKG from the coding sequence ATGGCTATTTTATTTAACATAGTTATTCTCGCAGCAGGGCGTGGCACACGCATGATGTCTGATTTGCCCAAGGTGTTACACCCCTTGGCGGGTCGCCCGATGCTGGCGCATTTGCTCGATACTGCCCGCAGTTTGTCACCGCAGCAAATGTGTGTGGTTTATGGTTATGGTGGTGAACAAGTGCCGCAGGCTTTGGCGGCGGGGGATGTTGTGTGGGCATTACAGGCTGAACAGCATGGTACAGGACACGCAGTGATGCAGGCTGTACCGCATCTGACAGATGCAGACGTGACATTGATACTGTATGGCGATGTGCCTTTGACGATGTCTGCAACCATGCAAGCTCTGGTAACGATTGCAGCACAGGATGAGCTGGCATTGTTAACCGTGAATCTGCCGGATCCCACTGGCTATGGACGGATTGTGCGTGATGAACAAGGACAAGTGACGCGCATCGTAGAGCATAAAGATGCAGACGCGGCTATACGCCAGATACAGGAGGTAAATACTGGGCTAATGGCAGTGCCAAGTAAGCGTCTGGCAACCTGGTTGGCGCAGTTGAACAATGACAATGCGCAGAGTGAATATTATCTGACCGACATCATTGCCATGGCCGTCGCCGATGCCGTGGCGGTACAAACTTGCCAGCCTGCTGCGATTTGGGAAACGATGGGTGTAAACAGCAAAGTTCAATTGGCAGAGTTGGAGCGCTTGCACCAACATCATGTTGCGCAGCAGCTTATGATACAGGGCGTGACCCTGCTTGACCCTGCGCGCATCGATGTGCGCGGACAATTAACATGCGGTCGTGATGTCAGTATAGATATCGGGTGCATATTTGAAGGCGCAGTTAAATTGGCTGATGGCGTGAGTGTGGGCGCTCACTGTGTGTTGCGTAATGTGGAGATCGGGACTGGCACACAGATCCAGCCATATTCACATTTGGTTGATGCAGTGGTGGGCGAGCATAATCATATTGGACCCTACGCGCGTCTGCGCCCAGGCACCACTTTGGCAGCAGATGTACATGTCGGTAATTTTGTGGAAATCAAAAATAGCCAGATAGATGTGGGTTCAAAAATCAATCATTTATCCTATGTTGGCGACAGCACAGTAGGTAAACAGGTCAATATAGGTGCAGGTACAATTACTTGCAACTATGACGGTGCGAACAAATTCCGTACGGTGATAGAAGATAATGCCTTCATAGGATCTGACACCCAATTAGTTGCGCCCGTTACCGTTGGTAAAGGCGCAACCATAGGGGCTGGTTCGACCATTACCAAAGACGCACCTGCAGGTGAACTCACTTTGTCGCGTAGCAAGCAGTTAACAATTACAGGCTGGCAACGTCCAGTCAAAAAAGCAAAGGGTTAA